In Brevibacillus marinus, the genomic window AGTGGGTCAAGCCGATCAGCGTCAACTACCGCGGCTATGACGTGTGGGAGATCCCGCCGAACGGCCAGGGAATGGTTGCCCTGATGGCGCTGAACATACTCAAGGGCTTCCGTTTTGAGGCAAAAGATACGACGGATACCTATCACAAGCAGATTGAAGCGATGAAGCTGGCGTTTACAGACGGCATGCGTTACATCACCGAACCGGGCAAGATGCAGGTGACGGTAGAGGAACTGCTCGCCGAGGAGTACGCGGCTAGAAGACGTGCGCTGATCAGCGAAGAGGCGATTACTCCGGAACCTGGTCAGCCTCGCAGCAGCGGAACCGTTTACTTGTGCGCCGCTGACGGTGAAGGCAACATGGTTTCGTTTATTCAGAGCAACTACATGGGCTTCGGTTCCGGCGTCGTTGTGCCCGATACAGGGATCGCGCTGCAGAACCGCGGACACAATTTCTCGCTTGATCCGAACCATGACAACCGCCTGGAGCCAGGAAAACGTACCTACCATACCATCATCCCGGGTTTTTTGACCAAGGACGGGAAAGCGGTGGGACCGTTCGGCGTGATGGGCGGTTTCATGCAGCCGCAGGGTCATGTGCAGGTCGTGATGAATACCATCGACTTCCACCTCAATCCGCAAGCTTCCCTCGATGCTCCCCGCTGGCAGTGGATGGAAGGCAAAACCGTGGAGCTGGAACGTCACTTCCCTGAGCATATTGCCTTGGCGCTGAAGCGCAAAGGACACAACATCAAGTGGGCGCAGCCAGGCAATTACTTCGGGCGCGGCCAGATCATCTGGCGCGATGAGAACGGCGTACTGATCGGCGGTACGGACATGCGGACCGACGGATGCATCGCGGCCTGGTAAGCGCAGGCAGTTATGACAGCTTGCATACCATTACAGGAAAGGGCTATCCCCTGAGTCTGGCAGCAGACGAGGGATAGCCCTTTTTCCGTTCCATCGCGGTTTCGAGGCAGACGGTCAGGATGGATTTATCAACAGACGAACAGGCGCGCCCGGTACGAGGCGGTGCGGGGAAAAGCCAGTCCATATCGGAAAGAAACGAAACCGCTACTTCTATTTTTCTTCCCACTCCTTCAGCAAGGCGATCAGCGCAACGAGATCTCCCAACAGGGTGAAAACGGCCGCAATCAGTACTAGACAGGGTTTTTTCCTTTTCCGGCAATGGAATCTCCCTTTTCCTGGAAATGTGTCTTGTTTTTGCTACATTCTTTCATTGTTGGAATTTCCTTGTTACACTGCCCCATAGGGGCCCACGAACATTAGAGATGGACGTTCGTTCCACTGTTTTTCCTGTACGCGCCAGCAGATGGGACTGAATGAACCGCTTTCCTACCTTTTTATTCAATAAGCAGATTGCCGGTCGGAAGAACCCCTGGTCACGATCGCCACACTAGCGCTCGCTCCAATCCGGTTTGCTCCCGCTTCCACCATCGCCACGCAGTCTTCATAAGTGCGGATGCCCCCGGAAGCCTTTACCCCGACTTTGGAGCCAACCGTTTCGCGCATGATGCGGACATGTTCTTTCGTTGCCCCGCCAGAACCGAATCCCGTGGATGTCTTGACAAAGTCAATCCCCGCTTCTTTGGCCAACTTGCAAACTTTGACGATTTGCTCATCAGTCAAGTAGCATGTTTCCAAGATCACCTTGATCAATACGGGTTTGCTGGAATTGGCGCGGAATTGGACAAATTGTTCCATTTCCTGTTTGACCAACTCATATCGGCCGTTGAGGACATCGCTAATGTTCAGCACGTAATCCAGTTCGTCTGCCCCGTTTTGCACCGCCTGCGCCGCCTCGAACAGCTTGCTCTCCGTCGTCGTCGCACCAAGCGGGAAGCCGATCACGGTGCAGATTTTCACTCCAGAATCCCGCAGTGCATCGGCAGCAAGCCGTACATAGCATGGATTGACACAGACCGAAGCAAACCCGTACTGTCTCGCTTCCTCGCACAACTGAAGAATTTGTTGATCCGTGACATTTGGTTTCAACAAGGTGTGGTCAATCATCTTTTCCAAGGAAGTCATCATATGTTTGTTGTCATCCCTTATCTCACATAATAGGCCGTGTCACAAGATAGGCCGCGATTCGCTCGCTCACTTCATGCGGGCGAAAATTTCTTCCGCATTGTAATACTCCTGGGCGTTTGAAGCGTCGATTAATCCAGTGCCGCCGTCGACATATTCAGGTACGCTTTCCCCTTTGGCCACTTTAACGGCTGTGTCGATCGCGAGGGCTCCCAGCTTGGCCGGGTCATTTAACACGGTTGCATCGTATCGGCCGTCGATGATCGCCTTAATCGCTTCGGTCAGACCATCGATACCGACAATCTTCACATTGTCCACTTTTGCCTGCTCCAGCACCTGAACGGCACCGAGCGCCATATCGTCGTTATGAGCGTACACCAAATCTACGTCCGGATGCGCTTGCAGCAAATCTTGGAATGCTTTCACAGCGTTGGCGCGTACATAATCGGAATACGGACCTTCAATAATCGTGATACCGGGTTCCTTTTCCACAATTTCATGGAACCCATCATGTCGGTCCATCATGACCTTGCCGCCGGCGTCTCCCTGAATTTCGATGATCTTCCCTTTCGCTTTTCCTTCTCCGCCAAGCAGCTCCACAGCTTTTTTCCCCGCAATACGCCCCATTTCCTTGTTATCGCGTCCGACAAAAGCCGTTACTTTTTCTTCGGTGGGACGGTCGACCGTAATGACCGGAATATTCGCCTGTTTTGCAGCCGCCAAAGCAGGTGCCACGGCCGTCGGGTTGGTGGGGTTTAACAGCAGAACGTCGATCCCTTTGGTGATTAAATCCTGGACGTCGGCATTTTGTTTTTCAATATCGTTCTGGGCATCGACGGGAATCAATTCCACGCCTTGCCGATCCGCCTCAAGTTTCGCTTCTTGCACCAAGGCTACGTAGAAAGGCGAATCCAGTGTTACCTGCGAAAAACCGATGACGATTTTATCATCTCCGGCTGCGGAACCATCCGATTCCCCGGTTGCGTTTTGCGCTGGTTGAGTCGAAGCGCACCCCGCAGCCAGTACACTACCTGCCAATACTGCCGTGAACAACAACTTTGGAAGTTTTGATTTCAACATGGAAATCCCCCCTGAGATGTTCAATATGATTTTTTGGCTACCACAAAGCGATTCAGCACTAACGCCAGCACGATGATCAATCCCATAAAAATTTGCTGAAAATACGAGGAAAGGCCCAGCAGGTTAAAAATATTGGTGATGATACTCAACAACAGAACACCAATAAACGTTCCGCCAACACCTCCAATCCCGCCGAATAGGCTTGTCCCCCCGAGAACTACTGCGGCAATAGCATCCAATTCAATTCCCCTGCCCGCCGTAGGCTGTCCAACCGTCAGCCAACTGGCGAGGACGACGCCCGCTAATGCCGAGAGTGCACCGCAAATGGTGAACGCGGCTGTAATATATCGGTTAACCTCGATACCCGATAAATGGGCAGATTGAGGATTACCGCCAATCGCGTAAAGCTTTCGGCCAAACGTGGTGTAGCGCAGGACAAAGATCGCGATTAAGGTAAGTGCGACCCACAGCAATCCGGATACCGGAATTCGCTCAAACACATTTCCTCCTAAAATGCGGATCGAGGAGGGAAGATTGGTGATCGGTTTTCCGTCCGTCATGAGCAAAGCCACACCTCGCGCGGCAACCATCATGGCCAAAGTGGCAATGAAGGCGGGAACTTTCAATTTCGTGGAAACCACCCCATTGATCAGGCCGAGAACGGTTCCGACCAAGACAGAAAGCAGAATGGCCAAAAACAGATTCATTTCGGTGGTCACCAACACGGCAAAAACCATCCCCGCCAAGGCCAATACAGAGCCAACGGACAGATCAATCCCTGCCACGATGATGACAAACGTCATGCCGATGCTGATAATGCCCACAACAGCCGACTGCTGCAGCAGGTTCAAGAAGTTTTGCACGGTGAGGAATTTCGGCGACAACATGGCGCCGATCCCGATAAAGATCAACAAAATGATCAACAAATTGTATTTTTTAATGAACTGCATCACAGCCAACTTGCGTTCTGTGCTCGTTTGCGTTTTTTCTGCCAGCATGCTCAATACGGTGTCCCCCTGTCACAGCATAATGGAGAATTTCTTCTTTCTGTCTCAACGGATCACGAAACTCGCCGACGATGCGCCCGCGAAACATGACGTAAATACGGTGACACACCTCCAACAGCTCATTAATCTCCGAGGAAGCGACAATCATCGCTGTTCCCTTGCTGGACAACTCCCTCATCAGACGGTAAATCTCTTGTTTTGCTCCTACGTCGATCCCCTGTGTCGGCTCATCAAACAGCAAGATTTGTGATTCCCTGATCAGCCACTTGGAAATGATGACTTTTTGCTGGTTGCCTCCGCTTAAATTTCCCAACTCCGTGAGGTGATCAGGTGTTTTGACGTTCAGTTCGCGGATTTTCTCTTGAACCGCTTTGTTGATCCGGTCTTTGCGGATAACGCCGCCGCGCGAAAACTTGTCATAGGACGGCAGAATCGCATTTTCCGTGATGGACAAACCGAGAATCGCTCCCTCTGTCTTGCGATTTTCCGGCACCAACCCGAAGCCCAGCTTAATCGCCGCTTTCGGGCTCGTGATCCTTTGTCGCTGACCGTTCAGGTAAATCGCCCCGGTCTTGACCGGGTCCACCCCATACAGCGTTTTGAGCAGCTCGGTACGCCCCGAACCAACCAGTCCATACAGGCCAACAATTTCACCCTTGCCTACCTTGAGTGTAATGCCGCTCAGGTTATCGTTTCCGACGTCTTCCATAACCAACAATTCAGCGAAGTTCACGTGCTTTTCTGGCCGTTCGTTTTTCTCTATTTTGTGCCCAATGATCAGCTCGGTTAGCTGATCTTGCGTGATTTCGCTCAGGTTCCGCGTGGCGATCCATTTCCCGTCGCGCAGTACGGTAACCCGGTCTCCCACAGCAAACAACTCTTCCAACTTATGGGATATATAAATAATGGTGATATTTTGCTTTTTCAGGTCGTCAATTACTCGAAATAAGGTGCTGATTTCTTCTCCAGAGAGAGTCGTCGAGGGCTCGTCCATGATAATGATTTTGGCATTGGCGGCCAACGACTTGGCCAGTTCCACAATCTGCTTATGGCCCATACTTAAATCGGCCACTTTTTTGTTCACGTCAATGTTAATGCCTAATTTTCCGATGATGTTGGCAGCCTCTTCCCGCAAGCGTTTCCAAGACAGTACCCCAAAGCGCGGCTGCAGGTAAGAGCCCATAAAAATGTTTTCTGCCACAGACAGTTGTTCAATTAAGGAGAGTTCCTG contains:
- the ggt gene encoding gamma-glutamyltransferase yields the protein MLKFDAQEYPYASRRTATFAQNGMVATSQPLAAQAGLDILKKGGNAVDAAIATAACLTVVEPTSNGIGGDAFALVWVKDELHGLNASGPAPQSISIEAVKAKGHETMPMYGWTPVTVPGAPAAWAALSKRFGRLPLTEVLRPAIEYAENGYPLSPTLARYWKIAYNKLKQCTGEEFAHWFTTFIPNGRVPQAGEIWKSPAHARTLRLIAETDAESFYRGELAEKIDAFSRKCGGFLSKEDLAAYQPEWVKPISVNYRGYDVWEIPPNGQGMVALMALNILKGFRFEAKDTTDTYHKQIEAMKLAFTDGMRYITEPGKMQVTVEELLAEEYAARRRALISEEAITPEPGQPRSSGTVYLCAADGEGNMVSFIQSNYMGFGSGVVVPDTGIALQNRGHNFSLDPNHDNRLEPGKRTYHTIIPGFLTKDGKAVGPFGVMGGFMQPQGHVQVVMNTIDFHLNPQASLDAPRWQWMEGKTVELERHFPEHIALALKRKGHNIKWAQPGNYFGRGQIIWRDENGVLIGGTDMRTDGCIAAW
- a CDS encoding ABC transporter permease, whose translation is MLAEKTQTSTERKLAVMQFIKKYNLLIILLIFIGIGAMLSPKFLTVQNFLNLLQQSAVVGIISIGMTFVIIVAGIDLSVGSVLALAGMVFAVLVTTEMNLFLAILLSVLVGTVLGLINGVVSTKLKVPAFIATLAMMVAARGVALLMTDGKPITNLPSSIRILGGNVFERIPVSGLLWVALTLIAIFVLRYTTFGRKLYAIGGNPQSAHLSGIEVNRYITAAFTICGALSALAGVVLASWLTVGQPTAGRGIELDAIAAVVLGGTSLFGGIGGVGGTFIGVLLLSIITNIFNLLGLSSYFQQIFMGLIIVLALVLNRFVVAKKSY
- the deoC gene encoding deoxyribose-phosphate aldolase; translated protein: MMTSLEKMIDHTLLKPNVTDQQILQLCEEARQYGFASVCVNPCYVRLAADALRDSGVKICTVIGFPLGATTTESKLFEAAQAVQNGADELDYVLNISDVLNGRYELVKQEMEQFVQFRANSSKPVLIKVILETCYLTDEQIVKVCKLAKEAGIDFVKTSTGFGSGGATKEHVRIMRETVGSKVGVKASGGIRTYEDCVAMVEAGANRIGASASVAIVTRGSSDRQSAY
- a CDS encoding sugar ABC transporter ATP-binding protein gives rise to the protein MDAILAMEGISKSFPGVKALQRVNFSVQAGEVHCLIGANGAGKSTLMKILAGVYAKDEGEIYINGKKVNINSPSDSKALGISVIYQELSLIEQLSVAENIFMGSYLQPRFGVLSWKRLREEAANIIGKLGINIDVNKKVADLSMGHKQIVELAKSLAANAKIIIMDEPSTTLSGEEISTLFRVIDDLKKQNITIIYISHKLEELFAVGDRVTVLRDGKWIATRNLSEITQDQLTELIIGHKIEKNERPEKHVNFAELLVMEDVGNDNLSGITLKVGKGEIVGLYGLVGSGRTELLKTLYGVDPVKTGAIYLNGQRQRITSPKAAIKLGFGLVPENRKTEGAILGLSITENAILPSYDKFSRGGVIRKDRINKAVQEKIRELNVKTPDHLTELGNLSGGNQQKVIISKWLIRESQILLFDEPTQGIDVGAKQEIYRLMRELSSKGTAMIVASSEINELLEVCHRIYVMFRGRIVGEFRDPLRQKEEILHYAVTGGHRIEHAGRKNANEHRTQVGCDAVH
- a CDS encoding substrate-binding domain-containing protein yields the protein MLKSKLPKLLFTAVLAGSVLAAGCASTQPAQNATGESDGSAAGDDKIVIGFSQVTLDSPFYVALVQEAKLEADRQGVELIPVDAQNDIEKQNADVQDLITKGIDVLLLNPTNPTAVAPALAAAKQANIPVITVDRPTEEKVTAFVGRDNKEMGRIAGKKAVELLGGEGKAKGKIIEIQGDAGGKVMMDRHDGFHEIVEKEPGITIIEGPYSDYVRANAVKAFQDLLQAHPDVDLVYAHNDDMALGAVQVLEQAKVDNVKIVGIDGLTEAIKAIIDGRYDATVLNDPAKLGALAIDTAVKVAKGESVPEYVDGGTGLIDASNAQEYYNAEEIFARMK